One Thomasclavelia spiroformis DSM 1552 DNA window includes the following coding sequences:
- the hisD gene encoding histidinol dehydrogenase has translation MLKVINYNGNLEAIAAKLDNRKESVSNEVNEIVLKIIDDINKRGDEALFEYCLKFDGYKINDQKDLVVSESEKEEALKQVDEDYLRILERTKNQIIEFHKNQVDKSWSLFKDNGVIMGQMVRPIERVALYVPGGTASYPSTVLMNALPAKLAGVKDLVIITPVKADGKVNPIIIAAAKVCGIETIYKFGGAQGVVAIARGTKTIKKVDKIVGPGNIFVATAKKLSYGLVDIDMVAGPSEVLVIADENANSKYIAADLMSQAEHDKLASALLVTTSKDLVEKVNQELKRQIETLSRKEIIEESLKNYGGAIIVKDIDKAFEVSNYLAPEHLEVLVDNPVNTLPKIKNAGSIFLGEYSPEPLGDYMSGTNHVLPTGGTAKFYSALGVYDFVKYSSYSYYPKNVLSEFKDDVIKFAKSEGLDGHANSIAIRFEEE, from the coding sequence ATGTTAAAAGTTATTAATTATAATGGTAATTTAGAGGCAATTGCAGCCAAATTAGATAATCGTAAAGAAAGTGTAAGTAATGAAGTAAATGAAATAGTTTTAAAAATAATTGATGATATTAATAAACGTGGGGATGAAGCATTATTTGAATATTGTTTAAAATTTGATGGTTATAAAATTAATGATCAAAAAGATTTAGTTGTTAGTGAAAGTGAAAAAGAAGAAGCTTTAAAACAAGTTGATGAAGATTATTTACGAATTCTTGAAAGAACTAAAAATCAAATAATTGAATTCCACAAAAATCAAGTAGATAAATCATGGTCATTATTTAAAGATAATGGTGTGATTATGGGGCAAATGGTTCGTCCAATTGAACGGGTTGCTTTATATGTACCAGGTGGAACAGCTAGTTATCCTTCAACGGTATTAATGAATGCCCTGCCAGCTAAATTAGCCGGAGTTAAAGATTTAGTAATTATTACACCGGTTAAAGCAGATGGTAAAGTTAATCCAATTATTATTGCTGCTGCTAAGGTTTGTGGTATTGAAACAATTTATAAATTCGGTGGTGCTCAAGGTGTTGTAGCCATCGCACGGGGGACTAAAACAATTAAAAAAGTTGATAAAATTGTAGGACCTGGAAATATCTTTGTAGCTACTGCTAAGAAGTTAAGTTATGGTTTAGTTGATATTGATATGGTTGCAGGACCTAGTGAAGTACTAGTAATTGCTGATGAAAATGCTAATAGTAAATATATTGCGGCTGATTTAATGAGTCAGGCAGAACATGATAAATTAGCTAGTGCTTTGCTCGTTACAACAAGTAAAGATTTAGTTGAAAAAGTTAATCAGGAATTAAAACGACAAATAGAAACTTTATCAAGAAAAGAAATTATTGAAGAATCATTAAAAAACTATGGTGGTGCAATTATTGTTAAAGATATTGATAAAGCTTTTGAAGTATCTAATTATTTAGCTCCTGAACATTTAGAAGTATTAGTAGATAATCCAGTAAATACATTACCAAAAATAAAAAATGCCGGTTCGATTTTTTTAGGGGAATACTCACCAGAACCTTTAGGAGATTATATGAGTGGAACAAATCATGTTTTACCAACTGGTGGAACAGCTAAATTTTATTCAGCTTTGGGTGTATATGATTTTGTTAAATACTCATCATATAGTTATTATCCTAAAAATGTTTTAAGTGAATTTAAAGATGATGTAATTAAATTTGCAAAAAGTGAAGGGTTAGATGGACATGCTAATTCAATTGCAATAAGATTTGAGGAGGAGTAA
- the hisG gene encoding ATP phosphoribosyltransferase, producing MIKIAITKGRIEKQVCKLLQQAGFDMEPIINKDRELLIATKDGLEMIFGKANDVVTFLEHGIVDIGFVGKDTLDESDFEDYYDLIDLNIGKCYFAVAAYPQYRNKKYERRKKIASKYPKVAKNYFGKKGEDVEIIKLEGSVELGPVTGISDAIVDIVETGSTLKANGLEVIEKISDISTRLIVNKVSFKFKKDEIMNLVNKLEAVTGE from the coding sequence ATGATTAAAATTGCGATTACTAAGGGAAGAATTGAAAAGCAAGTATGTAAATTGTTACAACAAGCTGGATTTGATATGGAACCGATTATTAATAAAGATCGCGAGTTATTAATTGCAACTAAAGATGGATTGGAAATGATTTTTGGTAAGGCTAATGATGTCGTGACTTTTTTAGAACATGGAATTGTTGATATTGGTTTTGTTGGAAAAGATACATTGGATGAAAGTGATTTTGAAGATTATTATGATTTAATAGATTTAAATATTGGTAAATGTTATTTTGCAGTTGCTGCATATCCACAATATCGTAATAAAAAATATGAACGTAGGAAAAAAATAGCAAGTAAGTATCCTAAGGTGGCTAAAAATTATTTTGGTAAAAAAGGCGAAGATGTCGAAATTATTAAGCTAGAAGGTTCTGTGGAATTAGGACCAGTAACGGGAATTAGTGATGCAATTGTTGATATTGTCGAGACAGGGTCAACTTTAAAAGCAAATGGATTAGAAGTAATTGAAAAGATAAGTGATATTTCAACTAGATTGATTGTCAATAAAGTAAGTTTTAAGTTTAAAAAAGATGAGATAATGAATTTAGTAAATAAATTAGAAGCAGTAACGGGGGAATAA
- a CDS encoding ATP phosphoribosyltransferase regulatory subunit, translating into MEEFKYLIPEESIDAIISNVSRLREIENDLRNIFSKNNYKEVLMPSFEYVDLYKQLDSGFEQEKMFQYINHEGKNVAMRCDFTIPLARFYSTNSYENEEARYCYFGKVYRKETMHKGRSSEFFQGGVELINKAGIAGDKECLNMIQESLPHLGLSNILIELGSAAFFNRLCSLVGDNTDELKEILKYRDISKMKRFVAKNNFDSKLNSLLLTLPTAFGSLESLEPIIANIDDEILQEAMKHLKELYNSLDNQQSIIFDLGMVPTMKYYTGLMIKGYSDKCAQPIISGGRYDDLLPRFNKNVGAIGFCYHMNHILKALDKEGDNHD; encoded by the coding sequence GTGGAAGAATTTAAGTATTTAATACCAGAAGAGAGTATTGATGCAATTATTAGTAATGTATCAAGGTTAAGAGAAATTGAAAATGATTTAAGAAATATTTTTTCAAAAAACAATTATAAAGAAGTATTAATGCCTTCATTTGAATACGTTGATTTGTATAAACAATTAGATAGTGGTTTTGAACAAGAAAAGATGTTTCAATATATTAATCATGAAGGAAAAAATGTAGCGATGCGTTGTGATTTTACAATTCCTTTAGCTCGATTTTATTCAACTAATAGTTATGAAAATGAGGAAGCTAGATATTGTTATTTTGGTAAAGTGTATCGTAAAGAAACAATGCATAAAGGACGTTCTAGTGAGTTTTTTCAAGGTGGTGTAGAGTTGATTAATAAAGCAGGAATTGCTGGTGATAAAGAATGTTTGAATATGATTCAAGAATCATTACCACATTTAGGATTAAGTAATATCTTAATTGAGTTAGGATCAGCCGCATTTTTTAATCGCTTATGTTCTTTAGTTGGTGATAATACTGATGAATTAAAGGAAATATTGAAATATCGTGATATTAGTAAAATGAAAAGATTTGTTGCTAAAAATAACTTTGATAGTAAATTAAATTCATTACTATTAACATTACCAACAGCTTTTGGTTCTTTGGAATCATTAGAACCAATTATTGCTAATATCGATGATGAAATTCTTCAAGAAGCAATGAAACATTTAAAAGAATTATACAATTCATTGGATAATCAACAAAGTATTATCTTTGATTTAGGAATGGTACCGACAATGAAATACTACACTGGTTTGATGATTAAAGGTTATAGTGATAAATGTGCACAACCAATCATTTCTGGGGGAAGATATGATGATTTATTACCACGATTTAATAAAAACGTTGGTGCAATTGGTTTTTGTTATCACATGAATCATATTTTGAAAGCTTTAGATAAGGAGGGGGACAATCATGATTAA
- a CDS encoding beta-N-acetylglucosaminidase domain-containing protein — translation MRKQGSKLLLVVLTFFMIFGCVNVYPVKAKTTQKEYEIYPKPHSINYEEGNYSIDAINIVYENGIDADTKIRLNEILTTYEIEGSVSKEIQNGKTNILVGINNSGEFVDEYVKANYLLNDPDLFSKLDSYLLTSRNDIITILGKDSDAAFYGITSLYHIFNQLDNNSICNFTIEDYADVASRGFIEGYYGNPWSTEDRVQLMKWGGYYKLNSYFYAPKDDPKHNAKWRELYSQEEIETKIKPLAKAGNESKCRFVFALHPYMNNPIRYNSEDNYQADLKVMQAKFAQVIEAGVRQIAILADDAGNVGSQNYIRTLNDMTAWIKEMQKSYPDLKLTLPFCTQEYMYNGESYYRDFPENVQIVMTGGRIWGEVSQNFTNTFTNNTGRGPYLWINWPCTDNSKKHLIMGGYDTFLHPNVDPEKIQGIVLNPMQQSEPSKVAIFGNACYSWNIWESKEEANQCWNDSFKYVDHNNSTETEASNALRELSKHMINQNMDSRVTALQESVDLKDRLTTFKDLLNKDATIDEELIDDLINEFKILQSAAKVYRENAGDKRIRDQIIYWLNCWDDTTNAALSFLNGIKALQQGADSSLIWENFSAGQSAFAKSKTYGFHYVDHLEYAEVGVQHIVPFIKAMESYLSLKVSTIVDPDKQVISVITNRNDTPTQSTDLMLDGKDDTFAQWKTPNSSKVGEYVGITYTKAIDLKEVKFLMSNSATNNKNTFIKAKLQYTEDGKIWKDIEGSEVGNKALQLSATGLNLSVKGIRVICSEATPDIWLAIREIYVNGKSINSVEDQFNPTVIKTNTYRVYQSYNESNLTDGNDNTFVWYQTNSGDMSLVGDYVGLDLGKVVPIDNVRFIMGNGDYWSNYDLEYSLDGNEYTKFKSYSQDTNKKIVEEDFNGIQARYVRVKNTKDKHTWLKMSAFEVTPILSSGNVDTNNDDLKSITIDITNDTGSITPSDNITLNPQEYIGLTLPRIRDLSNIDLQLVNGEDLTLQVSKNNVDWQNIDFNELPDGRYIRLINQTDKAITFNITKFVVTSFEITTPTLYDTNFGITPGWGESEDCRDNGAAFDNNIDTITEFGTLPQKGQYAIYDLGQVRNINKIAMYCQDSAVNYLRDAEILISNDLNEWTKVITIGDGIENKNDANVKCIDSDAGYKASSTYPNKVYVEGNVDNIEARYLKILATATNNNRAVVFNEIVINDGEYVKVSNNPTFASNVIEVAGFVPENMFDGDLTSAYKPNTKDAGYISYTLSEKLDVKKINIVQSGSVSKAKVLVLVDQDGQRQWVEVGALDKSLNEIYLPFWNNIYELKIEWEVNNIPTIAEIVLLNDSKYGVDHSELTNYINSLEINELEYTASSYQAFSKVLAEAKAINSDNNSSASSVDKALADLKEAVNNLVKRGNTQLIKDKLTEIEALIETDYSPESWQKLQVVVNEASELLNKDAAEITLEEVSSIINKLDEAISNLEIKADKSLLQIAIEEAKKITDEQLNKVVPIVVEEFKAALEEATEILADDNATQSKINASFDRLASVMQKLEFYKGDKKALQELVNKITLLNSNDFTKISWDQLIPVLNIANQILANENALVKEVNDAYEALVRAYLNLRYKPNKDLLEDLINTASKLNAKDYTVETYNLLQTVLKEANNVLISETASQEQINQAYNNLNNAIKNLVKVNQEISSKQTALKTGDISITPFVLLAMLSIVCLLTICKKENI, via the coding sequence ATGAGAAAACAGGGAAGTAAACTTCTTTTAGTAGTTTTGACTTTTTTCATGATATTTGGATGTGTAAATGTATATCCGGTTAAAGCAAAAACTACTCAAAAAGAGTATGAGATTTATCCAAAGCCACACTCGATTAATTACGAAGAGGGCAATTATAGTATCGATGCTATTAATATTGTATATGAAAATGGAATTGATGCTGATACTAAAATTAGACTGAACGAAATTTTGACAACATATGAAATTGAAGGAAGTGTTTCAAAAGAAATTCAAAATGGAAAAACTAACATTTTAGTTGGAATTAATAATTCAGGTGAATTTGTTGATGAATATGTTAAAGCAAATTATTTATTGAATGATCCAGATTTATTTTCAAAATTAGATTCATATTTATTAACATCAAGAAATGATATTATTACAATTCTTGGTAAAGACAGCGATGCTGCATTTTATGGAATTACAAGTTTATATCATATTTTTAATCAATTAGATAATAATTCAATTTGTAATTTTACAATTGAAGACTATGCAGATGTAGCTAGTCGTGGATTTATTGAAGGATATTATGGAAATCCTTGGTCAACTGAAGATCGTGTTCAATTGATGAAATGGGGAGGATATTATAAATTAAATTCATATTTTTATGCTCCTAAAGATGATCCTAAACATAATGCAAAATGGCGTGAGTTATATAGTCAAGAAGAAATTGAAACAAAAATTAAACCATTAGCAAAAGCTGGTAATGAATCAAAATGTCGTTTTGTTTTTGCTTTACATCCATATATGAATAATCCAATTCGTTATAATTCTGAAGACAATTATCAAGCGGATTTAAAAGTTATGCAGGCAAAATTTGCTCAAGTTATTGAAGCTGGTGTACGTCAAATTGCAATTTTAGCTGATGATGCTGGAAATGTCGGAAGCCAAAATTATATAAGAACATTAAATGATATGACTGCTTGGATCAAAGAAATGCAAAAATCTTATCCAGATTTAAAACTTACATTACCATTTTGTACTCAAGAGTACATGTATAATGGAGAAAGCTATTATCGTGATTTTCCTGAAAATGTTCAAATTGTTATGACTGGTGGAAGAATTTGGGGAGAAGTATCACAAAATTTTACTAATACTTTTACAAATAATACAGGACGTGGTCCATATTTATGGATTAACTGGCCGTGTACAGATAATTCAAAAAAACATTTAATTATGGGTGGATATGATACTTTCTTACATCCAAATGTAGATCCTGAAAAGATTCAAGGAATTGTATTAAATCCAATGCAACAATCAGAACCAAGTAAAGTTGCAATTTTTGGTAACGCCTGCTATTCATGGAATATTTGGGAATCTAAAGAAGAAGCAAATCAATGCTGGAATGATTCATTTAAATATGTTGATCATAATAATTCAACTGAAACTGAAGCTTCAAATGCATTACGTGAACTTTCTAAACATATGATTAATCAAAATATGGATAGCCGTGTAACAGCATTACAAGAATCAGTTGATTTAAAAGATCGTTTAACAACATTTAAGGATTTATTAAATAAAGATGCTACAATCGATGAAGAACTTATTGATGATTTAATTAATGAATTTAAAATTTTACAAAGTGCTGCAAAAGTTTATCGTGAAAACGCTGGAGATAAGCGAATTAGAGATCAAATCATTTATTGGTTAAATTGTTGGGATGATACAACAAATGCTGCATTATCATTTTTAAACGGTATTAAAGCTTTACAGCAAGGTGCTGATAGTTCATTGATTTGGGAAAACTTTTCAGCTGGACAAAGTGCTTTTGCAAAATCTAAAACATATGGCTTTCATTATGTTGATCACCTTGAATATGCTGAAGTAGGGGTACAACATATCGTACCATTTATTAAAGCAATGGAATCTTATTTATCGCTTAAAGTTTCAACAATTGTTGATCCAGATAAGCAAGTAATTTCAGTTATTACTAACCGCAATGATACACCAACGCAATCAACTGATTTAATGTTAGATGGTAAAGATGATACTTTTGCTCAATGGAAAACACCTAATTCATCTAAAGTTGGAGAATATGTAGGAATTACATATACTAAAGCAATTGATTTAAAAGAAGTTAAATTCTTGATGTCAAATTCTGCAACAAACAATAAAAATACTTTTATTAAAGCAAAACTTCAATATACTGAAGATGGAAAAATTTGGAAAGATATTGAAGGAAGTGAAGTTGGAAACAAGGCATTACAACTTAGTGCAACTGGTTTAAATTTATCGGTTAAAGGAATTAGAGTTATTTGTAGTGAAGCTACACCAGATATTTGGCTAGCAATTCGTGAAATTTATGTAAACGGTAAAAGCATAAATAGTGTGGAAGATCAATTTAATCCAACTGTTATTAAAACTAATACATATCGTGTATATCAATCATACAATGAATCAAATTTAACAGATGGAAATGATAATACATTTGTATGGTATCAAACTAATAGTGGTGATATGAGTTTAGTTGGTGATTATGTTGGATTAGATCTAGGTAAAGTAGTTCCTATTGATAATGTTCGTTTTATTATGGGAAATGGTGATTATTGGAGTAATTATGATTTGGAATATTCATTAGATGGTAATGAATACACTAAATTTAAATCTTATAGTCAAGACACGAATAAAAAAATTGTTGAAGAAGATTTTAATGGTATTCAAGCTCGTTATGTTAGAGTTAAAAATACTAAAGATAAACATACTTGGTTAAAAATGTCAGCATTTGAAGTAACACCAATTTTATCTAGTGGTAATGTTGATACAAATAATGATGATTTAAAATCAATTACAATTGATATTACAAATGATACAGGATCAATTACTCCAAGTGATAATATTACATTAAATCCTCAAGAATATATTGGTTTAACTTTACCAAGAATTAGAGATTTATCTAATATTGATTTACAATTAGTAAATGGTGAAGATTTAACATTACAAGTATCAAAAAATAATGTTGATTGGCAAAATATTGATTTTAATGAATTGCCTGATGGACGTTATATAAGATTAATCAATCAAACAGATAAAGCGATTACTTTTAATATTACAAAATTTGTAGTTACATCTTTTGAAATTACAACACCAACATTATATGATACAAACTTTGGAATCACTCCAGGATGGGGAGAAAGTGAAGACTGTCGTGATAATGGAGCAGCATTTGATAATAACATTGATACAATTACTGAATTTGGTACTTTACCACAAAAAGGTCAATATGCAATTTATGATTTAGGTCAAGTACGTAATATCAATAAAATTGCAATGTATTGTCAAGATTCGGCTGTTAACTATCTTCGTGATGCAGAAATCTTGATTTCAAATGATTTAAATGAATGGACTAAAGTTATTACAATTGGAGATGGTATTGAAAATAAAAATGATGCTAATGTAAAATGTATCGATTCAGATGCTGGGTATAAAGCTTCAAGTACATATCCTAATAAAGTATATGTAGAAGGTAATGTAGATAACATCGAAGCTCGTTATTTAAAAATCTTAGCTACTGCAACTAATAATAATCGTGCTGTTGTATTTAATGAAATTGTTATTAATGATGGTGAATATGTTAAAGTTTCAAACAATCCAACATTTGCATCAAACGTAATTGAAGTAGCAGGTTTTGTCCCAGAAAATATGTTTGATGGTGATTTAACATCGGCATATAAACCAAATACTAAAGATGCTGGATATATTAGTTATACATTATCTGAAAAATTGGATGTTAAAAAAATAAATATTGTTCAAAGTGGTAGTGTATCTAAGGCTAAAGTTTTAGTGTTAGTTGACCAAGATGGTCAAAGACAATGGGTAGAAGTTGGAGCATTGGATAAATCATTAAATGAAATATACTTACCATTCTGGAATAATATCTATGAATTAAAGATTGAATGGGAAGTAAATAATATACCTACAATTGCTGAAATAGTTTTATTAAATGATTCAAAATATGGGGTTGATCATAGTGAATTAACAAACTATATCAATAGTTTAGAAATTAATGAATTAGAATATACAGCTTCATCATATCAAGCATTTTCAAAAGTATTAGCTGAAGCAAAAGCTATTAATAGTGATAATAATAGTAGTGCAAGTAGTGTTGATAAAGCTTTAGCTGATTTAAAAGAAGCTGTAAATAATTTAGTAAAACGTGGTAATACACAATTAATTAAAGATAAATTAACCGAAATTGAAGCATTAATTGAAACAGATTATTCACCAGAATCATGGCAAAAATTACAAGTAGTTGTCAATGAAGCTAGTGAGTTATTAAATAAAGATGCAGCTGAAATTACATTAGAAGAAGTGTCTAGTATTATTAATAAATTAGATGAAGCTATATCTAATTTAGAGATTAAAGCTGATAAATCATTGTTACAAATTGCTATAGAAGAAGCTAAAAAGATTACAGATGAACAATTAAATAAAGTTGTACCAATCGTTGTTGAAGAATTTAAAGCAGCTTTAGAAGAAGCTACAGAAATTTTAGCTGATGATAATGCAACTCAATCTAAAATCAATGCATCATTTGATCGACTTGCAAGTGTAATGCAAAAATTAGAATTCTATAAAGGTGATAAAAAGGCATTACAAGAATTAGTTAATAAAATTACATTACTAAATTCTAACGATTTTACTAAAATAAGCTGGGATCAATTAATACCTGTATTAAATATCGCCAATCAAATCTTAGCAAATGAAAATGCTTTAGTAAAAGAAGTAAATGATGCATACGAAGCATTAGTTAGAGCATATTTAAATTTAAGATATAAACCAAATAAAGATTTATTAGAAGATTTAATTAATACGGCTTCTAAATTAAATGCTAAAGATTATACAGTTGAAACATATAATTTATTACAAACAGTTTTAAAAGAAGCAAATAATGTTTTAATAAGCGAAACTGCAAGTCAAGAACAAATAAATCAAGCATATAATAACTTAAACAATGCAATTAAAAATTTAGTAAAAGTTAATCAAGAAATATCATCAAAACAAACAGCTTTAAAAACTGGAGATATATCGATTACACCATTTGTATTACTTGCAATGTTAAGTATTGTATGTTTACTTACAATTTGTAAAAAAGAAAATATTTAA
- the gdhA gene encoding NADP-specific glutamate dehydrogenase, giving the protein MDYITKVLTQVKEKNADQPEFIQAVEEVLESLKPVIEAHPEYEKQAILERLVEPERTLMFKVPWMDDNGQVHVNRGYRVQFSSAIGPYKGGLRLHPSVNLGIIKFLGFEQIFKNSLTTLPIGGGKGGSDFDPQGKSDNEIMRFCQSFMTELYRHIGPDVDVPAGDIGTGAREIGYLYGQYKRIKGAFENGVLTGKPMPYGGSLIRPEATGFGAVYFGKEVLAHFNDTYEGKTIACSGYGNVAWGVCLKAREYGAKVVSISGRDGYVYDPEGITTDEKIDFLCKIRESNDIKLKDYAEKFGCEFHPGEKPWGLKVDMAFPCATQNEIGEEEAKQLIANGVKYIVEGANMPTTPEAVHYFLANGGILAPAKAANAGGVAVSALEMSQNSMRYNWTAKEVDEKLHNIMIDIHNSSVAAAEKYGLGYDLIKGANIAGFEKVVAAMISQGIY; this is encoded by the coding sequence ATGGATTATATTACTAAAGTATTAACACAAGTAAAAGAAAAAAATGCAGATCAACCGGAATTTATTCAAGCTGTTGAAGAAGTACTTGAAAGTTTAAAACCGGTAATTGAAGCTCATCCTGAATATGAAAAACAAGCTATTTTAGAAAGATTAGTAGAACCAGAAAGAACTTTAATGTTTAAAGTACCATGGATGGATGATAATGGACAGGTTCATGTTAACCGTGGTTATCGTGTTCAATTTTCAAGTGCAATTGGACCATATAAAGGTGGTTTAAGATTACATCCAAGTGTAAATTTAGGAATTATCAAATTTTTAGGATTCGAACAAATATTTAAAAACTCTTTAACTACATTACCTATCGGTGGTGGTAAAGGAGGTTCTGATTTTGATCCACAAGGAAAATCAGACAATGAAATTATGCGTTTCTGCCAAAGCTTTATGACTGAATTATATCGTCATATTGGACCAGATGTAGACGTACCAGCTGGAGATATTGGAACAGGTGCTCGTGAAATTGGATATTTATACGGACAATATAAACGTATTAAAGGGGCATTTGAAAACGGCGTATTAACTGGTAAACCAATGCCATATGGTGGAAGTTTAATTAGACCAGAAGCAACAGGTTTTGGAGCTGTATATTTTGGAAAAGAAGTTTTAGCTCATTTTAATGATACTTATGAAGGTAAAACAATCGCATGTTCCGGATATGGAAATGTTGCATGGGGAGTTTGTTTAAAAGCAAGAGAATATGGTGCTAAAGTTGTATCAATTTCTGGACGTGATGGATATGTATATGATCCAGAAGGAATTACTACTGATGAAAAAATTGATTTCTTATGCAAAATCCGTGAATCAAATGATATTAAATTAAAAGATTATGCTGAAAAATTTGGTTGTGAATTCCATCCAGGTGAAAAACCATGGGGATTAAAAGTTGATATGGCTTTCCCATGTGCTACACAAAATGAAATCGGTGAAGAAGAAGCTAAACAATTGATCGCTAACGGTGTTAAATATATCGTTGAAGGTGCAAATATGCCAACAACTCCTGAAGCAGTACATTACTTCTTAGCAAATGGTGGTATTTTAGCTCCTGCTAAAGCTGCTAATGCTGGTGGTGTTGCTGTATCTGCATTAGAAATGTCACAAAACTCTATGCGTTATAATTGGACAGCAAAAGAAGTTGATGAAAAACTTCATAATATTATGATTGATATCCATAATTCATCAGTTGCTGCTGCTGAAAAATATGGATTAGGATATGACTTAATCAAAGGAGCAAATATCGCTGGATTTGAAAAAGTCGTAGCTGCAATGATATCTCAAGGAATTTATTAA